The following proteins come from a genomic window of Salvia hispanica cultivar TCC Black 2014 chromosome 4, UniMelb_Shisp_WGS_1.0, whole genome shotgun sequence:
- the LOC125223400 gene encoding mitochondrial inner membrane protease ATP23-like isoform X1 encodes MEKLEESGCGIEKNFIKATHCVEDCSGGFTRGSGIVVCHNHLQFQDQVEQVMIHELIHAYDDCRSANLDWDNCAHHACSEIRASHLSGNCHYKYELLRGYVKMRGHEPECVKRRAMQSVTANPNCSEVAAKEAIEAVWSTCYNDTKPFDRAP; translated from the exons ATGGAGAAATTGGAGGAATCTGGATGCGGCATCGAAAAGAATTTCATAAAGGCCACCCATTGCGTGGAGGATTGCTCCGGTGGATTCACCAGGGGATCTGGG ATTGTAGTGTGCCATAATCACTTGCAATTTCAAGATCAAGTGGAGCAAGTGATGATTCACGAGCTCATTCACGCTTACGATGACTGTCGTAGTGCTAATCTTGACTGGGACAACTGCGCTCATCATGCCTGCAGTGAG ATTCGAGCTAGTCATCTGAGTGGAAACTGCCATTATAAATATGAGCTTCTCCGTGGTTATGTAAAGATGAGGGGTCATGAGCCT GAATGTGTGAAGCGAAGAGCGATGCAGTCGGTAACTGCAAACCCAAACTGCTCCGAAGTAGCAGCAAAGGAGGCAATTGAAGCTGTGTGGAGTACTTGTTATAACGACACAAAACCCTTCGATAGAGCTCCTTGA
- the LOC125223400 gene encoding mitochondrial inner membrane protease ATP23-like isoform X2: MEDDKGSSSAAQGGMTILECAKYIQKSFRNPTVKFLMEKLEESGCGIEKNFIKATHCVEDCSGGFTRGSGIVVCHNHLQFQDQVEQVMIHELIHAYDDCRSANLDWDNCAHHACSEIRASHLSGNCHYKYELLRGYVKMRGHEPECVKRRAMQSVTANPNCSEVAAKEAIEAVWSTCYNDTKPFDRAP; encoded by the exons ATGGAAGACGACAAGGGGTCTTCCTCCGCCGCACAGGGCGGAATGACGATTCTAGAATGCGCGAAATATATCCAGAAAAGTTTCAGAA ATCCAACGGTGAAATTTCTGATGGAGAAATTGGAGGAATCTGGATGCGGCATCGAAAAGAATTTCATAAAGGCCACCCATTGCGTGGAGGATTGCTCCGGTGGATTCACCAGGGGATCTGGG ATTGTAGTGTGCCATAATCACTTGCAATTTCAAGATCAAGTGGAGCAAGTGATGATTCACGAGCTCATTCACGCTTACGATGACTGTCGTAGTGCTAATCTTGACTGGGACAACTGCGCTCATCATGCCTGCAGTGAG ATTCGAGCTAGTCATCTGAGTGGAAACTGCCATTATAAATATGAGCTTCTCCGTGGTTATGTAAAGATGAGGGGTCATGAGCCT GAATGTGTGAAGCGAAGAGCGATGCAGTCGGTAACTGCAAACCCAAACTGCTCCGAAGTAGCAGCAAAGGAGGCAATTGAAGCTGTGTGGAGTACTTGTTATAACGACACAAAACCCTTCGATAGAGCTCCTTGA
- the LOC125219497 gene encoding thylakoid lumenal 15 kDa protein 1, chloroplastic, protein MAALNFCCCSNLSPLPNLTTATTSLSHHQNPHSLTASSPLASCSAPQGTQFRSNLSSICESFSKASVLALVSASLVFASNPALAFKGGGPYGAEVTRGQDLTGKDFSGKTLIKQDFKTSILRQANFKGAKLLGASFFDADLTGADLSDADLRGADFSLANVTKVNLSNANLEGALTTGNTSFKGSIITGADFTDVPLRDDQRELLCKVADGTNPVTGNETRETLLCK, encoded by the exons ATGGCTGCTCTCAACTTCTGCTGTTGTTCTAATCTCTCCCCTCTTCCAAACCTCACCACCGCCACcacatctctctctcaccACCAAAATCCCCACTCCCTCACCGCTTCCTCTCCCCTTGCCAGCTGCAGTGCGCCGCAG ggCACTCAATTTCGGAGCAATCTGTCTTCCATATGTGAGTCATTCTCTAAAGCGAGTGTCCTTGCACTAGTTTCCGCTTCACTTGTTTTTGCTTCCAACCCTGCCCTCGCATTTAAG GGGGGAGGTCCTTATGGTGCTGAAGTTACAAGGGGGCAGGATCTAACTGGGAAAGATTTTAGTGGCAAGACATTGATCAAGCAAGATTTTAAGACG TCAATACTAAGGCAAGCAAACTTTAAAGGTGCTAAATTACTGGGGGCCAGCTTCTTTGATGCTGATTTGACAG GAGCTGATCTTTCTGATGCTGATCTTAGAGGAGCAGATTTCTCCTTGGCTAATGTAACAAAG GTAAATTTGAGCAATGCCAACCTCGAAGGAGCACTTACCACGGGCAATACATCTTTCAAGGGTTCCATAATAACTGGTGCAG ACTTCACGGATGTGCCATTGAGAGACGACCAACGGGAGTTACTATGCAAAGTTGCAGATGG GACGAATCCGGTAACAGGTAACGAAACCAGAGAGACATTGCTTTGCAAGTAG
- the LOC125218083 gene encoding AT-hook motif nuclear-localized protein 20-like, translated as MANMWCAQGSMGMNQDAINTSNSSGTTNPNPSPNNEVTDIEIFLPRRRPRGRPPGSKNKPRAPIPIPVPNAAHPTNFIQIAAGSDIFQSLADIARSRQVGVSVSSASGRVSNVTLRQPNGVFTVTGICEIISLSGAFLPSSISQPGYAALNVSLAGNQGKVFGGPVVGTLIASGPVVIVVNTFTNANFERVPLQDAGDGMQSQPPPAAVAEPSNLGTNGGMFWDQADLPPY; from the coding sequence ATGGCCAACATGTGGTGTGCACAAGGGAGTATGGGGATGAATCAAGACGCTATCAACACATCCAACAGCAGCGGCACCACCAACCCGAACCCTAGCCCTAACAACGAGGTCACCGACATAGAGATCTTCCTCCCCCGCCGCCGCCCCCGCGGTCGTCCCCCCGGCTCCAAGAACAAGCCCCGCGCTCCCATTCCCATCCCCGTCCCCAACGCTGCTCACCCCACCAACTTCATCCAAATCGCCGCCGGCAGCGACATCTTCCAAAGCCTCGCCGACATCGCCCGCAGCCGCCAAGTCGGCGTCTCCGTCTCCAGCGCCTCCGGCCGAGTCAGCAACGTCACGCTCCGCCAGCCCAACGGCGTCTTCACAGTCACCGGGATATGCGAGATTATCTCCCTCTCCGGAGCCTTTCTTCCGTCCTCGATTTCGCAGCCGGGATACGCCGCATTGAACGTCTCCCTCGCCGGAAACCAGGGGAAGGTCTTCGGCGGCCCGGTCGTCGGCACTTTGATAGCCTCGGGTCCGGTCGTAATCGTCGTCAACACATTCACCAATGCCAATTTTGAGCGAGTGCCGCTCCAAGACGCCGGCGACGGAATGCAATCGCAGCCGCCGCCTGCGGCCGTGGCTGAACCGTCGAATCTGGGTACCAACGGCGGCATGTTTTGGGATCAGGCGGACCTTCCTCCGTATTAG